In a genomic window of Corynebacterium coyleae:
- a CDS encoding ATP-dependent 6-phosphofructokinase, with protein sequence MRLATLTSGGDCPGLNAVIRGVVRTANTEYGSTVVGYRDGWVGLMEDRRVDLYDDAYMDSLLLRGGTILGTGRLHPDKFKAGIDTIKANLDDAGIDALIAIGGEGTLKGAKWLSDNGIPVVGVPKTIDNDVAATDYTFGFDTAVSVATDAIDRLHTTAESHNRILIVEVMGRHVGWIALHAGMAGGAHYTVIPEEPFDIAEICKAMERRFQMGEKYGIIVVAEGAVPKEGTMDAGLGEEDEFGHKTFNGMGQIIGDEVKKRLGYDVRTTVLGHIQRGGTPTAYDRVLATRYGVHATRAAHDGNFGSCVALHGEDIELVALEDAVAQLKTVPERRYATAKAMFT encoded by the coding sequence ATGCGACTTGCCACGTTGACCTCTGGAGGAGATTGCCCCGGACTAAACGCCGTTATCCGCGGCGTGGTCCGTACCGCGAACACCGAATACGGCTCCACCGTCGTTGGATACCGCGACGGTTGGGTCGGTTTGATGGAGGACCGCAGGGTCGATCTTTACGACGACGCCTACATGGACTCCCTGCTTCTACGCGGCGGCACGATTCTGGGCACGGGGCGACTGCACCCGGACAAGTTCAAGGCTGGAATCGACACGATTAAGGCCAACTTGGACGATGCTGGCATCGACGCACTGATCGCCATCGGTGGTGAGGGCACGCTCAAGGGTGCGAAGTGGCTCTCCGACAATGGCATCCCGGTTGTGGGCGTGCCGAAGACGATTGACAACGACGTTGCCGCGACCGACTACACCTTCGGGTTCGACACCGCAGTGTCCGTGGCCACCGACGCGATCGACCGCCTGCACACCACAGCAGAATCCCACAACCGCATCCTGATCGTGGAGGTCATGGGCCGCCACGTCGGCTGGATCGCCCTGCATGCCGGCATGGCGGGTGGTGCGCACTACACCGTGATCCCCGAGGAGCCGTTCGATATTGCGGAGATCTGCAAAGCCATGGAACGCCGCTTCCAGATGGGGGAGAAGTACGGCATCATCGTCGTTGCCGAAGGCGCGGTGCCCAAGGAGGGCACGATGGATGCTGGCCTCGGCGAAGAAGACGAGTTTGGCCACAAGACCTTCAATGGCATGGGCCAGATCATTGGCGACGAAGTGAAGAAGCGCCTCGGCTACGACGTGCGCACCACCGTTCTTGGACATATTCAACGCGGAGGCACGCCGACCGCCTACGACCGCGTGTTGGCCACCCGCTACGGTGTGCACGCCACCCGCGCGGCACACGACGGCAACTTTGGCAGCTGTGTGGCCTTGCACGGCGAGGACATCGAACTTGTTGCGCTCGAGGATGCAGTGGCGCAACTCAAGACCGTCCCGGAGCGCCGCTACGCCACCGCGAAGGCGATGTTCACCTAG
- the gatB gene encoding Asp-tRNA(Asn)/Glu-tRNA(Gln) amidotransferase subunit GatB produces MTAYDLMDYDEVLEKYDPVMGLEVHVELATETKMFSTASAHFGAEPNSNVDPVSLGLPGALPVVNAKGVEWAIKIGLALNCKIAESSRFARKNYFYPDQPKNYQISQYDEPIAYDGYLDVVLEDGTEWRVEIERAHMEEDTGKLTHLGSASGRITGATASLVDCNRAGVPLIEIVTKPIIGAGERAPEVAKAYVGALRELVKALGVSDARMDQGSMRCDANVSLRPVGQEEFGTRTETKNINSLKSVEQAVRFEMQRQAAALENGEEIVQETRHYQEKDGSTSKGRPKEEASDYRYFNDPDLPPVIAKPEWVEEIRATLPELPWVRRARIQEEWQLPEKEFRDLVNAGALDLIVDTVEAGTTPDEARSWWVSYIAGKANEAGKDLDALGVTPNDVARVVALVKEGKLTTKLGRQAIDGVIEGDGNVDEVVAKRGLEVVRDDGAIEKAVDDALAANPDIVEKYRAGNKKVTGAIVGAVMKATQGKADPGQVNQLIAKKLAE; encoded by the coding sequence ATGACTGCCTACGATCTGATGGATTACGACGAGGTACTGGAAAAGTACGACCCGGTTATGGGGCTTGAGGTGCACGTCGAGCTCGCTACTGAGACGAAGATGTTCTCCACGGCCTCTGCCCACTTCGGTGCGGAGCCGAACTCCAACGTTGACCCGGTTTCGCTCGGCCTGCCGGGCGCACTGCCGGTGGTCAACGCCAAGGGTGTGGAGTGGGCAATCAAGATCGGCCTGGCGCTGAATTGCAAGATTGCGGAGTCATCCCGCTTCGCGCGTAAGAACTACTTCTACCCGGACCAGCCGAAGAACTACCAGATCTCCCAGTATGACGAGCCGATTGCGTACGACGGCTACCTGGACGTCGTGCTCGAGGACGGCACCGAGTGGCGTGTGGAAATCGAACGCGCACACATGGAGGAGGACACCGGCAAGCTCACCCACCTGGGCTCCGCGTCCGGTCGTATTACTGGCGCGACCGCTTCGCTCGTGGACTGCAACCGTGCCGGCGTGCCCCTGATTGAGATCGTGACCAAGCCGATCATCGGCGCTGGCGAGCGCGCCCCGGAGGTGGCGAAGGCATACGTCGGTGCTCTGCGCGAACTGGTCAAGGCGCTCGGTGTTTCCGACGCTCGTATGGACCAGGGCAGCATGCGTTGTGACGCCAACGTGTCGCTTCGCCCAGTCGGCCAGGAAGAGTTCGGTACCCGCACCGAGACCAAGAACATCAACTCCCTGAAGTCGGTCGAGCAGGCCGTGCGCTTTGAGATGCAGCGCCAGGCTGCCGCGTTGGAAAACGGCGAGGAGATCGTCCAGGAGACCCGCCACTACCAGGAGAAGGACGGCTCCACCTCGAAGGGACGTCCGAAGGAAGAGGCATCCGACTACCGCTACTTCAACGACCCGGACCTGCCGCCGGTGATCGCGAAGCCGGAGTGGGTTGAGGAAATCCGTGCGACCCTGCCCGAGTTGCCGTGGGTGCGCCGCGCTCGCATCCAGGAGGAGTGGCAGCTGCCGGAGAAGGAGTTCCGTGACCTGGTCAACGCTGGTGCGCTGGATCTCATCGTGGACACAGTGGAAGCTGGCACGACCCCGGACGAGGCTCGTTCCTGGTGGGTGTCCTACATCGCGGGCAAGGCCAATGAAGCAGGCAAAGACCTGGACGCGCTTGGCGTTACCCCGAACGACGTCGCACGCGTGGTTGCGTTGGTCAAGGAGGGCAAGCTGACCACCAAGCTCGGCCGCCAGGCGATCGACGGTGTGATTGAGGGGGACGGCAACGTTGATGAGGTCGTCGCAAAGCGTGGGCTTGAGGTCGTGCGCGACGACGGCGCTATCGAGAAGGCTGTCGACGACGCACTTGCCGCCAACCCAGACATCGTGGAGAAGTACCGCGCAGGCAACAAGAAGGTCACCGGCGCAATCGTCGGCGCCGTAATGAAGGCCACCCAGGGTAAGGCAGACCCGGGCCAGGTCAACCAGCTCATCGCGAAGAAACTCGCGGAGTAA
- a CDS encoding GNAT family N-acetyltransferase yields the protein MTNALLAQMASAYAAWMPSQLRDWYSEEERFYLATEEMRPQAEHVANDEFGAGFRDHLNSIGGPTVEDPLAWANRHVEFTDGHWCVAGIRFLGLDPKKPFVHVVATSVSPQYDGLAPYAAQLHREFADFVPVAIRFELPNPPESADVDQWIVAGLVSELRAAPRRPQSHRVRLVPAAPEEMTGYADEVLGNVVKQTPDVATWTEAATLPQLQSCAETGALYAVEVGGQRAGVIAAARDDANGMRGFQVYEFLLDDHARGRGLAPAAMQHLCDVLPAHPGDTLWGTIHAGNGPSLGNALAVGRKKIAAFVWVARRGDL from the coding sequence ATGACGAACGCATTGCTTGCCCAAATGGCGAGTGCTTATGCGGCCTGGATGCCCAGCCAGCTGCGCGACTGGTACTCGGAGGAAGAACGTTTCTACCTCGCGACGGAGGAGATGCGCCCGCAAGCAGAGCATGTGGCTAACGACGAGTTCGGCGCCGGATTCCGCGATCACCTCAACAGCATCGGCGGGCCGACCGTAGAGGACCCGCTTGCGTGGGCGAACCGGCACGTTGAGTTCACTGATGGTCACTGGTGCGTCGCCGGCATCCGCTTTTTGGGGCTGGATCCCAAGAAGCCGTTTGTGCATGTCGTCGCTACGTCCGTATCACCGCAGTACGACGGGTTAGCACCGTATGCAGCACAGTTGCACCGCGAGTTCGCTGATTTTGTGCCGGTTGCAATCCGGTTCGAATTGCCCAACCCGCCGGAGAGCGCCGATGTGGATCAGTGGATCGTTGCTGGCCTCGTCTCCGAACTGCGCGCTGCACCACGCCGCCCGCAGAGCCACCGGGTGCGTCTCGTTCCAGCAGCCCCCGAGGAGATGACGGGGTACGCAGATGAGGTGCTCGGCAACGTCGTGAAGCAAACGCCCGACGTGGCGACCTGGACCGAAGCAGCGACATTGCCGCAGTTGCAAAGTTGCGCAGAAACAGGCGCACTGTACGCAGTGGAAGTTGGAGGCCAACGCGCCGGCGTTATCGCCGCAGCGCGCGACGACGCCAACGGGATGCGCGGGTTTCAGGTCTACGAGTTTCTTCTCGACGACCACGCGCGCGGCCGCGGCCTCGCCCCCGCCGCCATGCAGCACCTGTGCGACGTTCTTCCCGCGCACCCCGGCGACACGTTGTGGGGAACGATTCATGCGGGCAATGGGCCGTCGCTAGGCAATGCGCTCGCTGTCGGGCGTAAAAAGATCGCCGCGTTCGTGTGGGTGGCACGTCGCGGCGACTTGTAG
- a CDS encoding YkvI family membrane protein — protein sequence MCKTLKVALALVGLTVGAGFASGQEVIQYFLAFGYKGIIGAAIAGAAIAIFSGWVYQLGSYYMADDHSAVFKSVSRPWIAKYMDITTVFTLFCIGFVMVAGAGANLEQQFGLPTWAGSTIMVVLLLLSGLLDIDRLTNVFSFITPLLIICLLAAFVITLTNIPSDFGYINEIAQQNQSASGTFGNWLITALNYATLVMIMDVSMMLVFAGSHMNPAQAGKGGLLGGIMFAVLLLILTFILFCNMADVMDADMPLLMVFDNMHPAVGVFVSIVIYLMIYNTAVGMFYASGRRLSHDKPGKFRPYYFAAVLVGYALSFIGFADLLGWVYPVLGYLGLALGIAMGVAWFRDRKNIQEETGRRERLAELAETALDPEGEPLTRAERNEVDELTGDSHMGGQDLWQSVQEEVAADLHADSSSEFDIADVPALDPESESYEGAPDTPGDEIHWKSYEEMYKTGEFPAVKPQNK from the coding sequence ATGTGTAAGACGCTCAAAGTCGCCCTCGCGCTCGTGGGCCTGACTGTCGGCGCCGGTTTTGCCTCCGGGCAGGAAGTCATCCAGTACTTCCTCGCCTTCGGCTACAAGGGCATCATCGGCGCCGCCATCGCAGGTGCCGCGATCGCAATCTTCAGTGGCTGGGTCTACCAGCTCGGCTCCTACTACATGGCCGATGACCACAGTGCCGTGTTCAAGAGTGTCTCGCGTCCGTGGATTGCTAAATACATGGACATCACCACCGTGTTCACGCTGTTCTGCATCGGCTTCGTCATGGTCGCCGGTGCTGGCGCGAACCTCGAGCAACAATTCGGCCTGCCAACTTGGGCCGGATCGACCATCATGGTTGTGCTGCTGCTCCTGTCCGGTCTTCTTGACATCGACAGGCTCACGAACGTTTTCTCCTTCATCACGCCGCTGCTGATCATCTGCCTGCTCGCCGCGTTTGTGATCACACTGACGAACATCCCGTCCGACTTCGGATACATCAACGAGATTGCACAGCAGAACCAAAGCGCATCAGGCACGTTTGGTAACTGGCTGATCACCGCGTTGAACTACGCAACCCTGGTCATGATCATGGACGTTTCCATGATGCTCGTCTTTGCTGGCTCCCACATGAACCCTGCACAGGCCGGTAAGGGTGGCCTGCTGGGCGGCATTATGTTCGCTGTTTTGCTGCTGATCCTCACGTTCATTCTGTTCTGCAACATGGCAGACGTGATGGACGCAGACATGCCGCTGCTGATGGTCTTCGACAACATGCACCCGGCAGTGGGCGTGTTCGTCTCCATTGTCATCTACCTGATGATTTACAACACCGCCGTCGGCATGTTCTACGCCAGCGGTCGTCGCCTCAGCCACGACAAGCCGGGCAAGTTCCGCCCGTACTACTTCGCGGCGGTTCTCGTCGGCTACGCCCTGTCCTTCATTGGCTTCGCTGACCTGCTCGGTTGGGTTTACCCAGTTCTGGGCTACCTCGGTCTTGCCCTTGGCATTGCTATGGGTGTGGCTTGGTTCCGCGACCGCAAGAACATCCAGGAGGAGACGGGACGCCGCGAGCGTCTTGCAGAGCTTGCCGAGACCGCGCTCGATCCGGAAGGCGAGCCGCTGACCCGCGCCGAGCGCAACGAAGTCGACGAGCTCACCGGCGATTCCCACATGGGCGGCCAAGACCTGTGGCAGTCCGTCCAGGAAGAGGTTGCTGCGGATCTGCACGCGGACTCTTCCAGCGAATTCGATATCGCGGACGTGCCTGCGCTCGATCCGGAGTCTGAGTCCTACGAGGGCGCACCCGATACCCCGGGCGACGAAATCCACTGGAAGTCCTACGAGGAGATGTACAAGACTGGCGAGTTCCCGGCCGTCAAGCCTCAAAACAAGTAG
- a CDS encoding MFS transporter, producing the protein MAAGYFLVLIDQGFMPVITPLLPYEVGGAVWLTSVYLLCTVAPMPATGRLGDAFGQRRMFLTGLTVYVAALALAGASWSFGSLIVARALQGFGAAVFLPQAFGLIPRVFAADKQGRAFAVWGVIGSVASLIGPVAGGAIAQSQGWRAAFYAQAGLGAVALVAGVIALPRLTTTGERVTLLPIVLSFGGLGLLVYGIQFGYWPSILFGVLLLGVLVLSARNGTDDGFLPIELLSDRAFALGTLGVASMGFTVASMFIPLMYWLQTVAGASPSAAGLITAPMSVLALVLTPVAGYLTDRRNPGKLCAIGFTLSAVALVLAIALINAGANLWWFTAVTALLGIGGAFVWAPNAAVTMRGITEGQTGAASGLYNTARQVGSVLGVALVGAVLASGEIDVTASKALVLPVVAMVVGVVSSIRIAPRAGAGAAR; encoded by the coding sequence TTGGCTGCGGGGTATTTTCTTGTCCTGATCGACCAGGGCTTCATGCCCGTGATCACCCCGCTTCTGCCGTACGAGGTCGGCGGCGCGGTGTGGCTGACCAGTGTGTACTTGCTGTGCACGGTCGCGCCCATGCCGGCCACGGGACGGCTTGGCGACGCCTTCGGGCAGCGCCGCATGTTCCTCACCGGCCTGACCGTCTACGTGGCGGCGCTGGCACTAGCGGGCGCGTCGTGGTCGTTCGGTTCCCTGATCGTCGCGCGTGCGCTCCAGGGCTTCGGCGCGGCGGTGTTCCTGCCGCAAGCCTTCGGTCTGATCCCGCGCGTGTTTGCCGCCGACAAGCAGGGCCGCGCGTTCGCCGTGTGGGGCGTGATCGGCTCGGTGGCCTCGCTCATCGGGCCTGTCGCCGGCGGCGCGATCGCGCAGTCCCAGGGTTGGCGTGCGGCGTTCTACGCCCAGGCGGGGCTCGGGGCGGTTGCGCTGGTCGCCGGTGTCATTGCGCTGCCGCGATTAACGACGACAGGGGAGCGGGTCACCTTATTACCGATCGTGCTGTCCTTCGGCGGGCTTGGGCTGTTGGTCTACGGCATCCAGTTCGGCTATTGGCCCTCGATCCTGTTCGGTGTGTTGCTGCTGGGCGTGCTCGTTCTGTCAGCACGCAACGGCACCGATGACGGGTTCCTACCAATCGAGCTCCTTTCGGACCGCGCTTTTGCACTAGGCACACTCGGCGTGGCCTCCATGGGGTTCACCGTCGCCTCGATGTTTATCCCGCTGATGTACTGGCTGCAGACGGTCGCAGGGGCCTCGCCCTCGGCGGCGGGCCTGATCACAGCACCGATGTCGGTGCTCGCGCTGGTGCTCACGCCGGTGGCCGGCTACCTGACGGATCGGCGCAACCCCGGCAAGCTCTGCGCGATCGGGTTCACGCTCAGCGCTGTGGCGCTGGTGCTGGCGATCGCGCTCATCAACGCCGGCGCTAACCTGTGGTGGTTCACCGCAGTCACGGCGCTGCTCGGTATCGGTGGCGCGTTTGTGTGGGCGCCGAACGCGGCAGTCACCATGCGCGGCATCACCGAGGGACAGACCGGCGCTGCGTCCGGGTTGTACAACACCGCGCGCCAGGTTGGCAGCGTGCTCGGCGTGGCACTCGTGGGGGCAGTGCTCGCCTCCGGAGAGATCGATGTGACGGCGTCGAAGGCGCTGGTGTTGCCGGTTGTGGCGATGGTGGTGGGCGTGGTGTCGTCGATACGCATTGCGCCGCGGGCAGGGGCAGGCGCAGCGCGCTAG
- a CDS encoding type II toxin-antitoxin system Phd/YefM family antitoxin has translation MTAISAREFNRDVSAAKRAALDHPVIITDRGEPSHVLLSIDDYRRLSSSETGWVKAVQMKDEDIEFDPPRAEFKVRSLDL, from the coding sequence ATGACCGCTATTTCCGCCAGAGAATTCAATCGGGATGTCAGTGCCGCGAAGCGCGCCGCGCTCGATCACCCTGTGATCATTACTGATCGTGGGGAGCCGTCACACGTTCTGCTGTCGATCGACGACTATCGTCGGCTCTCATCGTCAGAAACTGGGTGGGTAAAAGCAGTTCAAATGAAGGATGAAGATATAGAATTCGACCCTCCACGAGCTGAATTTAAAGTGCGGAGTCTCGACCTGTGA
- a CDS encoding type II toxin-antitoxin system VapC family toxin: MRYLFDTNVISELRKPPGRVNPRVASWADNLAEGNVYISSISVFEIERGILLKQRTDPVQAERLRDWFNGQVKVQFKGRILPFDEDVASVAAAMHVPDPKVTADSFIAATAQVHSLIVATRNTPGFESMGVELVNPWEM, encoded by the coding sequence GTGAGGTATTTATTCGATACCAACGTTATTAGTGAGCTGCGGAAGCCGCCCGGCCGAGTGAATCCTCGAGTGGCGAGTTGGGCCGACAACCTGGCAGAGGGAAACGTATACATCTCTTCCATCTCAGTTTTTGAGATCGAAAGAGGAATTCTGCTCAAGCAACGTACGGATCCAGTGCAGGCTGAAAGGTTGCGCGACTGGTTCAATGGTCAAGTTAAAGTTCAATTCAAAGGGCGCATTCTTCCTTTTGATGAGGACGTAGCCTCTGTGGCGGCTGCGATGCACGTCCCAGACCCGAAAGTGACTGCGGATTCTTTTATCGCTGCTACCGCTCAAGTACATAGCCTTATCGTTGCGACACGGAATACCCCTGGCTTTGAGTCGATGGGCGTTGAGCTAGTTAATCCCTGGGAGATGTAA
- a CDS encoding bile acid:sodium symporter family protein, translated as MSQSRRGATTAEDRSALIASVVFPILVVVGGCIGYFTPSVVAPITGGTTWLLGVVMFGMGLTLKVADFAIIAKRPTPVLIGVIAQFVIMPVLAVLITWMLNLPPEIAAGVILVGCAPGGTTSNVVTYLSRGDVALSVAMTTVSTLLAPIFTPLLTLWLAGQYLPVSAGSMAISTVKMVLLPVLLGLAITFFLPKIAQAILPALPWISVVAIGAIVAIIVSGSRDKIVEAGLLVLVAVMIHNLLGYALGYFTGKGTKQTESASRTIAVEVGMQNSGLAATLAVQYMTPLAALPGVIFSVWHTLSGGIFAMVMRLRDDRAKRAENPAAPAAEPMVV; from the coding sequence ATGAGTCAATCGCGTCGTGGGGCGACCACCGCCGAAGATCGTTCGGCCCTGATCGCCTCTGTTGTCTTCCCGATCCTCGTCGTTGTCGGCGGCTGCATCGGATACTTCACCCCGTCTGTCGTCGCGCCGATTACCGGGGGGACAACCTGGCTTCTGGGCGTGGTCATGTTTGGCATGGGCCTGACGTTGAAAGTCGCCGACTTTGCGATCATCGCGAAGCGTCCGACGCCTGTGCTGATCGGAGTGATCGCGCAGTTTGTCATCATGCCGGTACTGGCGGTGCTCATTACGTGGATGCTGAATCTGCCACCGGAAATCGCAGCTGGTGTCATCCTCGTCGGCTGCGCCCCGGGCGGCACGACCTCCAACGTGGTGACCTACTTGTCACGCGGTGATGTGGCGCTGTCGGTGGCGATGACCACGGTGTCCACGCTGCTCGCGCCGATCTTCACGCCACTGCTCACCCTGTGGTTGGCGGGGCAGTACCTGCCAGTAAGTGCTGGTTCGATGGCGATCTCCACGGTCAAGATGGTGCTGCTTCCGGTCCTGCTCGGCCTCGCGATTACGTTCTTTCTACCGAAGATCGCCCAAGCGATCTTGCCAGCGCTTCCGTGGATTTCTGTCGTCGCCATTGGGGCGATCGTCGCGATCATCGTCTCGGGTTCACGGGACAAGATCGTCGAAGCGGGTCTGCTTGTCTTGGTAGCTGTGATGATCCACAACCTGCTCGGCTACGCGCTTGGCTACTTCACCGGCAAGGGGACGAAGCAAACCGAATCGGCCTCGCGCACCATCGCGGTGGAAGTCGGCATGCAAAATTCTGGCCTCGCCGCCACGCTCGCTGTGCAGTACATGACCCCGCTTGCCGCGCTGCCGGGTGTCATCTTCTCGGTCTGGCACACCCTGTCCGGCGGGATCTTCGCCATGGTCATGCGTCTTCGCGATGACCGCGCGAAGCGTGCCGAGAACCCAGCAGCGCCTGCCGCAGAACCCATGGTGGTCTAG